One segment of Streptomyces sp. TG1A-8 DNA contains the following:
- a CDS encoding DEAD/DEAH box helicase, with protein sequence MHGGTVAETARTGGSPRTGDPVPVRLASVYLPAPLPREGRIAFWDPDGGPLPAHGDTGELTVVRRRGAGVRRRQVPARTLPLAEALPLLVRARRDPAAHPATACWGAAALHALRLVARGRLLPGLTPGGHDAWRAGPLEPDDIAHLRAVAAALPPEGHAVPLPGPGPVRLPEPEALVRSFLDAVADTLPRTPAAPHTSGRPFAAREPQALPGAHDWAAEVAASMDAGVRISLRLDLSAYDVFDAGAADGARAAGAAVVQVHSLADPTLIADAAALWAGEADVAFGPRARVDAALAVRRAARVWPPLDRLAEQEVPDVLALSEEEVGELLGAAAGRLAAAGVAVHWPRDLARDLTATAVVRPAPGSATDGTGFFESGELLRFHWQLALGGDPLGEAEMDALAEAHRPVVRLRDRWVLVDPALVRKARKRDLGLLDPVDALSVALTGTAEVDGETVEAVPAGALAALRDRLAAGPRPAEPPPALHATLRDYQLRGLAWLDLMTSLGLGGCLADDMGLGKTVTLIALHLKRARTEPTLVVCPASLLGNWQREITRFAPGVPVRRFHGPERDLDGLDAGFVLTTYGTMRSAAAHLAERPWGMVVADEAQHLKNPYSATARALRTVPAPARVALTGTPVENNLSELWALLDWTTPGLLGPLKSFRARHARAVEGGEDREAAERLARLVRPFLLRRRKSDPGIVPELPPKTETDHPVPLTREQAALYEAVVRESLLAIGSAEGIGRRGLVLKLLGALKQICDHPALYLKETVADDRLAARSGKLALLDELLDTVLAEDGSALVFTQYVGMARLITAHLSARAVPVDLLHGGTPVAEREHMVDRFQAGRTPVLVLSLKAAGTGLNLTRAGHVVHFDRWWNPAVEEQATDRAYRIGQTQPVQVHRLLTEGTVEDRIAGMLTAKRALADAVLGSGEAALTELTHRELSDLVSLRRTP encoded by the coding sequence GGGACCCCGACGGCGGCCCCCTGCCCGCCCACGGCGACACCGGGGAGCTGACCGTCGTGCGGCGCCGGGGTGCGGGCGTGCGCCGCCGGCAGGTGCCCGCCCGCACCCTGCCGCTCGCCGAGGCCCTGCCGCTGCTGGTCCGCGCCCGCCGCGACCCGGCCGCCCATCCGGCCACGGCCTGCTGGGGCGCCGCCGCCCTGCACGCGCTGCGGCTGGTCGCCCGCGGTCGCCTGCTGCCCGGCCTGACCCCGGGCGGCCACGACGCCTGGCGCGCCGGCCCGCTGGAACCCGACGACATCGCCCACCTGCGCGCGGTCGCCGCGGCGCTGCCCCCGGAGGGCCACGCGGTCCCGCTCCCGGGCCCCGGCCCCGTCCGCCTGCCCGAGCCCGAGGCCCTGGTCCGCTCCTTCCTGGACGCCGTCGCCGACACCCTGCCCCGCACCCCCGCCGCACCCCACACCTCGGGCCGGCCCTTCGCCGCCCGCGAACCCCAGGCCCTGCCCGGCGCCCACGACTGGGCGGCCGAGGTCGCCGCCAGCATGGACGCGGGCGTACGGATCTCCCTGCGCCTGGACCTGTCCGCGTACGACGTCTTCGACGCGGGCGCCGCCGACGGCGCGCGTGCCGCGGGGGCGGCGGTCGTGCAGGTGCACAGCCTCGCCGACCCCACCCTGATCGCCGACGCGGCGGCCCTGTGGGCGGGGGAGGCCGACGTGGCCTTCGGGCCCCGTGCGCGCGTGGACGCCGCCCTCGCGGTGCGGCGCGCGGCGCGGGTGTGGCCGCCGCTGGACCGGCTCGCCGAGCAGGAGGTGCCCGACGTCCTCGCCCTGTCCGAGGAGGAGGTGGGCGAGCTGCTCGGCGCGGCGGCCGGCCGGCTCGCCGCCGCCGGGGTCGCCGTGCACTGGCCCCGCGACCTCGCCCGCGACCTCACCGCCACCGCCGTGGTGCGGCCCGCGCCCGGCTCGGCCACCGACGGCACCGGCTTCTTCGAGAGCGGGGAACTGCTCCGGTTCCACTGGCAGCTGGCGCTCGGCGGGGACCCGCTCGGTGAAGCGGAGATGGACGCGCTCGCCGAGGCCCACCGGCCGGTCGTCCGGCTCCGCGACCGCTGGGTCCTGGTCGACCCGGCCCTCGTGCGCAAGGCCCGCAAGCGCGACCTGGGCCTGCTCGACCCCGTCGACGCGCTGTCCGTCGCCCTCACCGGCACCGCCGAGGTCGACGGCGAGACCGTCGAGGCGGTGCCCGCCGGCGCGCTGGCCGCCCTGCGCGACCGGCTCGCCGCCGGTCCGCGCCCGGCCGAGCCGCCCCCCGCCCTGCACGCCACCCTGCGCGACTACCAGTTGCGGGGCCTGGCCTGGCTCGACCTCATGACCTCCCTCGGCCTCGGCGGCTGCCTCGCCGACGACATGGGCCTCGGCAAGACCGTCACCCTGATCGCCCTGCACCTGAAGCGGGCCCGCACCGAACCCACCCTCGTGGTCTGCCCCGCGTCCCTGCTGGGCAACTGGCAGCGGGAGATCACCCGGTTCGCGCCCGGCGTCCCCGTGCGCCGCTTCCACGGCCCCGAGCGCGACCTGGACGGCCTCGACGCCGGTTTCGTCCTCACCACGTACGGCACGATGCGCTCCGCCGCCGCGCACCTGGCCGAGCGGCCCTGGGGGATGGTCGTCGCCGACGAGGCCCAGCACCTGAAGAACCCGTACTCCGCGACCGCCAGGGCGCTGCGCACCGTCCCGGCCCCCGCGCGCGTGGCCCTCACCGGCACCCCGGTGGAGAACAACCTCTCCGAGCTGTGGGCCCTGCTCGACTGGACCACCCCCGGACTCCTCGGCCCCCTGAAGTCGTTCCGCGCCCGGCACGCGCGCGCGGTGGAGGGCGGCGAGGACCGGGAGGCCGCGGAGCGCCTCGCCCGTCTCGTCCGGCCCTTCCTGCTGCGCCGCAGGAAGTCGGACCCCGGCATCGTCCCCGAACTGCCCCCCAAGACCGAGACGGACCACCCCGTCCCGCTCACCCGGGAACAGGCCGCGCTGTACGAGGCGGTGGTGCGCGAGTCGCTGCTCGCCATCGGGAGCGCCGAGGGCATCGGCCGCCGCGGCCTCGTGCTGAAGCTGCTCGGCGCCCTGAAGCAGATCTGCGACCACCCGGCGCTGTACCTGAAGGAGACGGTGGCCGACGACCGCCTCGCCGCCCGCTCGGGAAAACTCGCCCTGCTCGACGAGCTGCTGGACACCGTGCTCGCCGAGGACGGCTCGGCGCTGGTCTTCACGCAGTACGTCGGCATGGCCCGCCTCATCACCGCCCACCTGTCCGCCCGCGCGGTCCCCGTGGACCTGCTGCACGGCGGCACGCCGGTGGCGGAGCGCGAGCACATGGTCGACCGCTTCCAGGCCGGGCGGACGCCCGTCCTCGTGCTGTCCCTGAAGGCGGCCGGCACGGGCCTGAACCTGACCCGCGCCGGCCACGTCGTCCACTTCGACCGCTGGTGGAACCCGGCCGTGGAGGAACAGGCCACCGACCGCGCCTACCGCATCGGCCAGACCCAGCCCGTCCAGGTCCACCGCCTGCTCACCGAGGGCACGGTCGAGGACCGCA